TCGCGCGGCCGCGCCGCCGAATGAACGGAATCAGCGATGATAGATTTTTCTCCGGCAGGAGAAGCGAGCGCGAGTTTTTCCTGTAGGCGCCGCAGATTTTTTTGCGCCAAACCAAGCGTGGCGTCCAATTCCAACGCCCGGCGATAGGCTTCGACCGCGGCGTTCAACTCCCCGTTCGCCTCGTGCGCCGCGCCGAGGTTGTTGTAAAGCTGCGCCGTCGGCTGTCGCCGCAAAACTTTCTGATAGGCGGCAATCGCCGCCTCGTATTTTTTCTGCTGAAAATAAATGAGGCCAAGTGTATTGTGTGCCGGCAAAAAAGTTGAATCGAGCGCGACCACTTGCTCGAGTTGCATCACCGCCGGCTGCCATTGGGCTTGCTGAAAGAATTCGCGGCCCAGCGCAAAATAAATCGTTGCAGCCTGCTGCCGGCCTGCCGGGGCCAGCGTTGAGAGTTGGCCGAAACATAGCGCGGCTTTTTGCAACAGTTCCACGCGCGCCGCCGAATTTTTTTCCCGCAAAGCTTTTTCGTAAAATTTTTGCGCGCGCTGTGCGTCATTTTGATTTTGCGCCGCAACCGCCGAAACCAGCATGGCGCAAATCAACAAGAGAACGCTGGCGCCTCGCCAGCGGCTTCGATCTGCAGCGCAGAGTGATGGAGAAAGCAGCGTGGATTTTTCGAGGGCGAATTGCGCAGCGCTTTTTATTGATAACGATTTTTTGGGTGTCGGCATGTTAGCGCAGCAAAATAAGTTTGCGGCTCGCGCTGAAATCAGCGGTTTCGAGCCGGTAAAGATAAATACCCGCGGCAACGTCACGGCCGGCATCGTCGCGGCCGTTCCAACTGGCCTCGTGATAACCGGCGTTGAGATTTTTGTTGTCAATCAGCGTGCGCACGGCACGCCCGATCACATCGAAGATCGTCAAGCGCACCGTCGCGGCTGCCGGCAAGCCGAAACGAATAACGCCGATTGCCGGCCATTCGGCGAGCCGCAGGGGATTCGGATAACTCGGCAGCAGCTCGAAGTTTGTCGGAATGAGGTTTTGCAAGGCGCCGGTTTCCGCCAACGGCGCGGCTTTTCCCGCCCACCAAATGAACTGTCGCGGCTGCGGCGCCGCACGAAAAATATAATTTTTTTCACCAGCGTGAAAATCTTTTGGCCGAATTTGACGGCGGACACGGCTGCCGACATCCTCCAGCACAAAAATAAAATCATCCGGAAAATCCCCCGAAAAATTCCAAGTCAGCTCGACGGGCAATCCGGCGCGACTGGCGAAAACCGTGAAAGGCCATTTTTGTGCGGCGTTGCCGCTTGGGCGAAAATCGCGCGTGAATTTTCCGGCGAAACGCGGCCAATCGCGCCGGTCAAAATACAAGCTCACGTGATCGCCGATCGCCGGCGGCTCCGAAAGATCGAGCGGGTCCCACGCCTCAACCGCGCTCGCCGCCACCCCGAGATAATTGGCCTCATCGGAAAACTCGCCGTCGAAAACGCGCAACTGCACCTGCCAATCAATCGCGGCGGAAAGCGCTTCCGGTTTGTTGGTTTGATTGGCAGCAACGGGAAAAATGCGGAGGGTTTGCGGCTGCGTTTCCAAATTGCGCACAAAATAACCTTGCCACGGCATCAAGCTTTTTTGCTGGTCAAGGTATTTCGCGCCGTCAAACGCCCATAAATTATTTTCAACATAAGCCGGTTTTTGCGCCGCCGTCCAGGCGGTGGGAAAATCAAACGGGGTGGCGATGAGATTCCAGCCGGGCTGCAAGCTCAGCTCGAACGGCGCAGCGGTTTTGACTGAATGAACCGGGCCGGTGTCAAAATTTTTTGGCGTTGTGGTGATCAACCAAAACGCGCGGCCCGGCGCAAAATTTTCAAAATCGGCTTTGCCAAATTCAACATTGCCGGCGCCGGGTTGATAACGAAACAACCGCCATACCGCCGGATCATATCTGCCCAAATCGTCTTCCAAAAGATTCGCCGGCGAATCATCCGACAAACGGTAGGGTACGGAGAAAATATGATAACGGTTGGCGGCAAAGGACATCGGGGCGACGATATTTTCCGACGCCGTCACCGTCGCATGAAAATGTACCGATGAGCGACTGCGATTGCCGGCGGAATCCGCCGCTTCCAGAAAGTATTCCAATCCGCGCGAAACAATTTCCGCCGCCTCCAGGCGGGTTGAAAAAACAGCGTGAGTTGCCGGCTGCAAATTTTTCATTCGATAATTGGATGCGCCGGCAGGGCGATGGAACAAGCGCACGGTGTGAATTTTAGAAAGCGCGTCTTGCGCCTGCGTGGTCAAAACCAGATCGGTTTGCGCCGTCGTGGTATCGACGGCAGTGTGCAACAACGTCGGCGGTGTGCGGTCGACTTTGAAAGTTGCGCCAACCCACCCGCCGAGATTGCCGGCGCTGTCTTCCGGCATCAGGGTCCAGCCGTGTGCATTCTCGCTCAATTGCAAAATCAGCCGGAAACTGCCGGCGTTGCCGTTGATAAAGCCGAAAAATTTTCCGTCAAGAAAAAAGTGATAACGCCGGATTCCGCTGGTGGCGTCGGTTGACGGCGTCCATTGCAGCAGCAAGCTGTCGCCACGCGTCCACTGCCGGTTTGGCGACAGATTTTGCGCCGGTGTCGGCGGCGTGGCGTCGTAACGATAGCTCACAGTTGCCGTGTTGCGAAAATCAACGTTGCCGCGGCCATCCATCAGCCACAGATAAACCGGCGTTTTTCCCTCTTTCGTGGCGAGCAATTCGAGCTGGTCAATCGTCACGCCCTCGGCGCCGGCAACGAAGACGCCGTCTTGATTGTGTGTTGGCGGCGCGCCGATTTTGTAAAACGCGCCGGTAACGCGGCTCGGGTCGAACGGATTTTGCCAGCGCAGCGTGAATTTTTTATTGGCGCTCCATTGCGCCGGCTCGATATGCACGGCCTGCGGCGCAGCAGGTGCGGTGAGATCAGGCGGCGGGTTGTAGATGACTTTGAGAACGAAACTTTGCGTCGTCCGCGCGCCGAGATTGTCTTTCACCGCCAAGGTTACCGCGATTTCACCCGCATCATTCGCAGCCGGCGTGCCGAACAATTGCAATTTGGCGGCGTCGACTTGCAGCCACGTTCCACTCGGCTTCACCAATTCGAGACGAAACGGATCGGCGGAATCGAAATCGTACGCTTCGACCTGATAGGTATAAAGCGATCCGGCTGGCGTTTCAGTTTTGGGATATGAAATAATGATCGGCGGCACATTCGCTAATGCGCCATCGCCTTTGAGCGCCTGAAAAAAAATATCCTGATTGCCGCGGCGGCTGTCTTCCCAGGCGGTAAAAAATCCATTTGCTCCAAGA
This DNA window, taken from candidate division KSB1 bacterium, encodes the following:
- a CDS encoding putative Ig domain-containing protein, whose translation is MACFIFFPSRLAGQISGAYYNLPLVLAAGEQNAPALVSDGQGGAFVIWHDKRESRTAIYAQHLNEVSQPTWKQDGIPVAVSAKDQLALTAISDGKNGVMIFWQDLRNDTGDIYGQCLDKSGKLLWGAAGVEVIRASGKQAEPKVITDGAGGAFVLCHDFKSGNEDIAVQRIDNNGKILFEPAGRSVVAGGGNQILGDAAATTDGGFVAVWSDNSAGLPRLAAQRFDSKASPLGPAPVFVTNTRSTQISPVVYFSPNANTAAGNTFVVWSDNRNRHFDLFAQKIDALGLPQWSLPGVTVCKASNDQLNPQIASDGGDGFFVAWEDQRSGKTDIYAQALNASGQTRWQSDGVALVATSQEQTQPRLIADGSGGLIGVWTDERHSGTNIAAQRLDKHGQALWEMNGIFITNAGGAKQRPAILSQPGAFLGANGFFTAWEDSRRGNQDIFFQALKGDGALANVPPIIISYPKTETPAGSLYTYQVEAYDFDSADPFRLELVKPSGTWLQVDAAKLQLFGTPAANDAGEIAVTLAVKDNLGARTTQSFVLKVIYNPPPDLTAPAAPQAVHIEPAQWSANKKFTLRWQNPFDPSRVTGAFYKIGAPPTHNQDGVFVAGAEGVTIDQLELLATKEGKTPVYLWLMDGRGNVDFRNTATVSYRYDATPPTPAQNLSPNRQWTRGDSLLLQWTPSTDATSGIRRYHFFLDGKFFGFINGNAGSFRLILQLSENAHGWTLMPEDSAGNLGGWVGATFKVDRTPPTLLHTAVDTTTAQTDLVLTTQAQDALSKIHTVRLFHRPAGASNYRMKNLQPATHAVFSTRLEAAEIVSRGLEYFLEAADSAGNRSRSSVHFHATVTASENIVAPMSFAANRYHIFSVPYRLSDDSPANLLEDDLGRYDPAVWRLFRYQPGAGNVEFGKADFENFAPGRAFWLITTTPKNFDTGPVHSVKTAAPFELSLQPGWNLIATPFDFPTAWTAAQKPAYVENNLWAFDGAKYLDQQKSLMPWQGYFVRNLETQPQTLRIFPVAANQTNKPEALSAAIDWQVQLRVFDGEFSDEANYLGVAASAVEAWDPLDLSEPPAIGDHVSLYFDRRDWPRFAGKFTRDFRPSGNAAQKWPFTVFASRAGLPVELTWNFSGDFPDDFIFVLEDVGSRVRRQIRPKDFHAGEKNYIFRAAPQPRQFIWWAGKAAPLAETGALQNLIPTNFELLPSYPNPLRLAEWPAIGVIRFGLPAAATVRLTIFDVIGRAVRTLIDNKNLNAGYHEASWNGRDDAGRDVAAGIYLYRLETADFSASRKLILLR